The nucleotide window TAGAATCTCTAATGAATCTTTCAGAAAGGTATAACGTTCGATTTTATATTCGATGAAATCAGATAACCCCTTAATAGACATGTTCCACGTTAACGGAGTATAACTGCTAGAGTTCCGTAATTCCTCCAACTGtaccaaataattatttaatgccGTAATATTCTGCAGTGAAATCAAACAATTCAGTTCCAGATTATGTTCgttagaaaaatttgtaattacttgTACATATTCACCGGGATTTTTACTAATGCCTATATCGTTTGATAatcgttttaaatttctttttatgccGAATAAAGTAGTCGTTATGTAATCGAGATCGGTATTTGAATCGATTAAGTTGTCGTAATAATTTTCGATATAAGCGCTTATTGTTTTCGATAATATTGTTATGTAAGCGTTCATTTTCTGAAATAGTTcctctaaatataaaaatgcgcTTTCCGTTAAAGCAAATCCGAAATCGTTTTCGTTCACGTCTATTAGATTTTCTTCGTTAAGCAACATGTTTCTTATACTCTGTCTTTCTGTTTGAAGTATTTCTATCCCTGACAGCGGCCCTTCTTCCATCGGTCGACGTAGAATTTTCATACGACGGTATATTTTAGCGTTTCTGTCCTCAAGAAgcgcatttataatttttatagactttttgaaaaatgttactttatccgatatattaaatgcattattttcaTCGCTAAAACTTGTTTTTACTTCGTTTAAAAAATACGCCATACTATGTATTATGTTTTCATCCGAAACGATTTTAACTCCATTTTTTGTAGCAGTAGCcgtattttcaactttattacctattaaataaatactatttttatatttatctatatctaAACATAAATCGCCgagatgttttaataaatttgtgaaatcaTCGCGATACATTCCTTTTTGTAAGGATGCGTGAGTCGAAACtattacgattttaatttttttagtattctgtAATACTTTTCTCATCGCATACATGGCAATTATTTCATGAATAGCGCTTCTTGTGTCACGAAATCCAGGATTATCGCAAAgtacaaaatttgtttctttatcgACCAATAATTCAGGATACAAAGTTTGAGATGTTATCGTATCTCttcctattttgtttttatcgatAATAAGAAAGTCATTTGAACCTTCGTGTATCGGTTTCGAATATATTTCGGTGTTATCGGATCCCAATATCTGTACCAAAGTCGATTTACCGGATCCAGTATTTCCGACAAAAAATATGGTATtcatcttttcctttttatcgGGAAAAACTATTGAATCCATTCCTTCCTTCAACGAATCAAACAGATTTCCATCGTAGcttatcatattataattttcgTCTCGattaaagatttcattaatttttttacactcttCAGGACCCggtagtttttgaattttattctgaaacatACGAAACATtctgttacaattttaaattaaattaaaaaaaaaaaaattcgttttttactttgttatccattattttcatttaaatttctttaagtttatCATTTACTGCGtataaaaaggagattaagtttgtttaaattatatatgtatatatatatatatatatatgtattgtcgTGTGTTCGcagcttgatcaggatattgagagattgtcaattggaaatgtttatataattacaattttcttatttaaagaacATAATTAATACGAGACAGatcaattataataacaa belongs to Lycorma delicatula isolate Av1 chromosome 1, ASM4794821v1, whole genome shotgun sequence and includes:
- the LOC142322792 gene encoding uncharacterized protein LOC142322792, yielding MLVFKFMLLFLLNYSRNIQAEPSDLFDRESDVTEEKLINPIENWVFIAEEDNTFENSIEINNEARVEDRCSYRKLDNKIQKLPGPEECKKINEIFNRDENYNMISYDGNLFDSLKEGMDSIVFPDKKEKMNTIFFVGNTGSGKSTLVQILGSDNTEIYSKPIHEGSNDFLIIDKNKIGRDTITSQTLYPELLVDKETNFVLCDNPGFRDTRSAIHEIIAMYAMRKVLQNTKKIKIVIVSTHASLQKGMYRDDFTNLLKHLGDLCLDIDKYKNSIYLIGNKVENTATATKNGVKIVSDENIIHSMAYFLNEVKTSFSDENNAFNISDKVTFFKKSIKIINALLEDRNAKIYRRMKILRRPMEEGPLSGIEILQTERQSIRNMLLNEENLIDVNENDFGFALTESAFLYLEELFQKMNAYITILSKTISAYIENYYDNLIDSNTDLDYITTTLFGIKRNLKRLSNDIGISKNPGEYVQVITNFSNEHNLELNCLISLQNITALNNYLVQLEELRNSSSYTPLTWNMSIKGLSDFIEYKIERYTFLKDSLEILSELKYQKNRKNILTAFPRNNKLPTINEDNFQTFLTKLSLETRYGEMKIDFNSLEKLNSIANITLKHRHSSICDEETLVLKGYFIILSELDGLHALCKDAKKIVILAVHTVFIDSDLKNEWLSGKDVTIIAPVWEVVGSRKISVDGIKGGNALPKANLGEIGRNGKSGGPGGNVFGIGMNFKNGGNLIISASGGEGQNGQEGGDGARGEKGSDGDESAAEFEDSNSKIYIIVNYKTESYIDKGKRGGFGGDSGAGGKGGFGGKKGSVKLFNIGNEPDEVAIVTEEGKRGADGKDGIPGKGGVKGCDRRVTKETIYFLFIPISRNQVSTDVNCGQQAPDGSVRRTTTNVEESFIDMTNNDSPVCIHIMNFENYYLKEYHNLLTDGIPIRFINKMKSTKY